A part of Drosophila bipectinata strain 14024-0381.07 chromosome 3L, DbipHiC1v2, whole genome shotgun sequence genomic DNA contains:
- the LOC108132731 gene encoding uncharacterized protein: protein MCLLQQKSKSEQEQSPGQELPRSPTAAYAMFLHREELRRRKVHSSRASVTKIHLTTELIARTKQNIRQCSFEDLEILARETLFKKSLQRHLHYRRMQMQQWMMNKKKTLPKENK, encoded by the coding sequence ATGTGCCTCCTTCAGCAGAAAAGCAAGTCCGAGCAGGAGCAGAGTCCTGGCCAGGAGCTGCCTCGTTCACCCACCGCCGCATACGCCATGTTCTTGCACCGCGAGGAGCTGAGACGCCGCAAGGTCCATTCTTCGAGGGCTTCCGTGACCAAGATTCATCTGACCACCGAGCTAATCGCCAGGACTAAGCAGAACATCAGGCAGTGCAGCTTCGAGGATCTAGAAATCCTTGCCCGGGAGACGCTCTTCAAGAAGAGCCTGCAGCGCCACCTCCACTACAGACGCATGCAGATGCAACAATGGATGATGAACAAGAAGAAAACACTCccgaaagaaaataaataa
- the TTLL1B gene encoding polyglutamylase complex subunit TTLL1: MSVVWDLGGDRTQAWRMDSLQPTLRQSSSTCRMYGRQAGGANPPTVSSTATGAANSGGAGGGQGHDKLKIGFCTDLDKSVLVNNFEKRGWHQVNGDDDWHFYWAGVQTCRNIFSVDSGYRMHDNQMINHFPNHYELSRKDLLVKNIKRYRKDLERDGNPLAEKTESNNSSGTRYLYLDFVPTTFVLPADYNMFVEEYRKFPLSTWIMKPCGKSQGAGIFLINKLSKLKKWSREAKGPFHPQIAKESYVISRYIDNPLLIGGKKFDLRLYVLVASFRPLKAYLFKQGFCRFCTVKYDTSVTELDNMYVHLTNVSVQKHGGEYNTLHGGKWSVQNLALYLEGTRGKEVTDRLFGAISWLIVHSLRAVAPVMASDRHCFECYGYDIIIDNALKPWLVEVNASPSLTSTTVNDRILKYKLIDNILSVVLPPDGVPDVRWNKVPSADALGNFELLIDEELAAQEEQHQNSSSNAHSKASKMGSRWK; encoded by the coding sequence ATGTCCGTTGTTTGGGATTTGGGCGGCGACAGGACGCAGGCGTGGCGGATGGACAGTCTTCAGCCGACACTCCGCCAGAGCAGTTCAACCTGCAGAATGTACGGTCGCCAAGCGGGCGGCGCCAATCCGCCGACGGTCAGCAGCACCGCAACCGGGGCCGCGAACAGTGGCGGGGCCGGCGGCGGCCAGGGACATGACAAGCTGAAAATCGGCTTCTGCACGGACCTGGACAAGTCGGTGCTGGTCAACAACTTCGAGAAGCGCGGCTGGCATCAGGTGAACGGCGACGATGACTGGCACTTCTACTGGGCCGGAGTGCAGACGTGCCGCAACATCTTCAGCGTGGACAGTGGCTATCGGATGCACGACAACCAGATGATCAATCACTTTCCCAACCACTACGAGCTGTCGCGCAAGGACCTGCTGGTTAAGAACATCAAGCGCTACCGCAAGGACCTCGAGCGGGACGGCAATCCGCTGGCGGAGAAAACCGAATCCAACAACTCCAGCGGCACCAGGTACCTCTATCTGGACTTTGTGCCCACGACCTTCGTCCTGCCAGCCGACTACAACATGTTCGTGGAGGAGTACCGAAAGTTTCCGCTGAGCACATGGATCATGAAGCCCTGCGGAAAGTCGCAAGGTGCCGGAATTTTCCTAATCAACAAACTTTCCAAATTGAAAAAGTGGTCCCGGGAAGCCAAAGGACCTTTTCACCCACAGATTGCCAAGGAGTCGTATGTAATTTCCAGATACATTGACAATCCCCTGCTGATTGGTGGCAAGAAGTTCGACTTGAGACTTTACGTTTTGGTGGCCTCCTTCAGGCCCCTGAAGGCTTACCTCTTCAAGCAAGGATTCTGCCGGTTCTGTACCGTGAAGTACGATACAAGTGTCACCGAGCTGGACAACATGTACGTGCATCTGACCAATGTCAGTGTGCAGAAGCACGGGGGCGAGTACAACACCCTGCACGGCGGGAAGTGGTCGGTGCAGAATCTGGCGCTTTACCTCGAGGGTACCCGAGGCAAGGAGGTAACTGACCGCCTATTTGGGGCCATATCCTGGCTGATAGTGCACTCGCTCAGGGCCGTGGCTCCTGTGATGGCCAGTGACAGGCACTGCTTCGAGTGCTACGGCTACGACATCATCATAGACAACGCCCTGAAGCCCTGGCTGGTGGAGGTCAACGCCTCGCCGTCCCTCACCTCCACGACGGTCAACGATCGCATATTGAAGTACAAGCTGATTGACAACATACTATCCGTGGTACTGCCCCCCGATGGAGTGCCGGATGTTCGCTGGAATAAGGTGCCCAGTGCGGATGCCTTGGGAAACTTTGAGCTGCTTATCGACGAGGAGCTGGCCGCCCAGGAGGAGCAGCACCAGAACAGCAGTAGTAATGCTCACAGCAAAGCCTCAAAGATGGGCAGCCGCTGGAAGTGA